CAGACGGTCGTCTCCTCGGCGGGCACGGGGTCGAGGACCAGCGGGGAGAGGCCGGTGTAGCCCTGGGTCGAGACGTGGTCGGTCCACACCGACCCGCTCCACCAGCGGACCTCGAAGTCGTCGCTGGGGTCGGCGTACCAGCCCGGCGGGGGGAGCGGCGGGACCGGCGTCCGCTCCGCCTCGGCGGTCACCGCACCGCCCCAGGGAGCCGGGGCGTCGGGCGCGGGGTCGGACATGCGCTCACTGTATCCGGCCCCGGGGGGCGCGAAGAGCGCCGAGCGCCCGCCCCCACAGAGGGGACGGGCGCTCGGCAGTGCGCATGAAGCGGCGTACGGCGGGCTCAGGCTGCGCCTGGTTTCGGTGCGCCCGTCGCGGCTTCGTTCCTCAGCCGCGGGGCTTACTCAACCTTCGGGCCAGAGGGTGTGCGCTCGTGCCTCGCGCTCACACCTCGCCCTTAATGAACTTCTCCAACTCGGCGCGACCGAGGTCGTCCTGCATCTGGACCGGCGGCGACTTCATGAGGTAGGCCGAGGCGGACAGGATCGGACCGCCGATGCCGCGGTCCTTGGCGATCTTCGCCGCGCGGACGGCGTCGATGATGATGCCGGCGGAGTTCGGGGAGTCCCAGACCTCGAGCTTGTACTCCAGGTTCAGCGGGACGTCACCGAACGCGCGACCCTCGAGGCGCACGTAGGCCCACTTGCGGTCGTCGAGCCAGGCGACGTAGTCCGACGGGCCGATGTGCACGTTGCGGTCGTCGGCGGTCTTGCCGCCGAGCGAGCCGGTGAGGTTCGACGTCACGGCCTGGGTCTTCGAGACCTTCTTGGACTCCAGGCGGTCGCGCTCGAGCATGTTCTTGAAGTCCATGTTGCCGCCGACGTTGAGCTGGTAGGTGCGGTCCAGCGCGACGCCGCGGTCCTCGAACAGCTTCGCCATCACGCGGTGGGTGATGGTGGCACCGACCTGCGACTTGATGTCGTCACCGACGATCGGGACGCCGGCGTCCTCGAACTTCTTCGCCCACTCCGGGTCGGAGGCGATGAAGACGGGCAGGGCGTTGACGAACGCGACACCCGCGTCGATCGCGCACTGCGCGTAGAACTTGTCGGCCTCCTCCGAACCCACCGGGAGGTAGGACACCAGCACGTCGACCTGCGCGTCCTTGAGCGCCTGGACCACGTCCACGGCCGGCGCGTCGGCCTCCTCGATGGTCTCGAGGTAGTACTTGCCCAGACCGTCGAGGGTGGGCCCGCGCTGCACGGTCACGCCGGTCGGCGGGACGTCGCAGATGCGGATGGTGTTGTTCTCGGAGTTGTTGATCGCATCCGAGAGGTCGAAGCCGACCTTCTTGGCGTCGACGTCGAACGCGGCGACGAACTCGACGTCACGCACGTGGTAGTCACCGAACACGACGTGCATGAGCCCGGGGACCGTGCCGTCGGGGTCGGCGTCCTTGTAGTACTCGACACCCTGGACCAAGGAGGTGGCGCAGTTGCCGACTCCGACGATCCCTACTCGTACCGAACCCATAGGGCTCTCCTCTACTCCTGTGTTGCGGTGGGCTTGGTGGACTGACTGGTCTGGTCGGCCTGCTGTTGCGGGCCTTCAGGGGCAAGCTGGCGGGCGTGCTCCGCGGCGATGAGCTCCGAGAGCCAGCTCACCTCCCGCTGCACCGACTCCAACCCGTGGCGTTGGAGCTCCACGGCGTACCGGTCGACGTCGCGCTGGGTCCGGTCGATCTGGGCCTGCACGCGGTCGAGCCGCTCCTGCAGCCGCGACCGGCGACCCTCGAGGATCCGCAGCCGGCTGGACAGGTCGGTGCGCGAGAAGAACGCGAAGCGTACGTCGAACGAGCCGTCCTCCCAGGCCGACGGTCCGACCTCGTTGACCAGCTCCTTGAAGTGCTGCTCCCCGGCGTCGGTGATCTCGTAGACGATGCGCTGACGCCGGCTCACGACGGCAGCGGCACCACCCGGGACGGGAGTCTCGGCGATGAGCCCGGCGCGCAGCAGCTT
The nucleotide sequence above comes from Nocardioides massiliensis. Encoded proteins:
- a CDS encoding inositol-3-phosphate synthase; its protein translation is MGSVRVGIVGVGNCATSLVQGVEYYKDADPDGTVPGLMHVVFGDYHVRDVEFVAAFDVDAKKVGFDLSDAINNSENNTIRICDVPPTGVTVQRGPTLDGLGKYYLETIEEADAPAVDVVQALKDAQVDVLVSYLPVGSEEADKFYAQCAIDAGVAFVNALPVFIASDPEWAKKFEDAGVPIVGDDIKSQVGATITHRVMAKLFEDRGVALDRTYQLNVGGNMDFKNMLERDRLESKKVSKTQAVTSNLTGSLGGKTADDRNVHIGPSDYVAWLDDRKWAYVRLEGRAFGDVPLNLEYKLEVWDSPNSAGIIIDAVRAAKIAKDRGIGGPILSASAYLMKSPPVQMQDDLGRAELEKFIKGEV
- a CDS encoding PadR family transcriptional regulator; translated protein: MARRGESLELAVLGLLHEVPMHGYELRKRLNLMLGWGRVLSYGTLYPALKKLLRAGLIAETPVPGGAAAVVSRRQRIVYEITDAGEQHFKELVNEVGPSAWEDGSFDVRFAFFSRTDLSSRLRILEGRRSRLQERLDRVQAQIDRTQRDVDRYAVELQRHGLESVQREVSWLSELIAAEHARQLAPEGPQQQADQTSQSTKPTATQE